The sequence below is a genomic window from Longimicrobiaceae bacterium.
ACCGACTCCGGCTGCGGCTTCGCGCAGTCGGCCGTGGGGCCGTTCTACTGCCCGCGCGACCACAAGGTCTACATCGACCTCAGCTTCTACGACGATCTCAAGCAGCGGTTCAGCGCGCCGGGCGACTTCGCCGAGGCGTACGTGATCGCGCACGAGGTGGGGCACCACGTGCAGAACCTGACCGGCATCTCCGACAAGGTGAGCGCGGCCGAGCAGCGGGGCACCAAGGAGCAGGCGAACGCCCTCTCGGTGCGCCTGGAGCTCCAGGCCGACTGCTTCGCGGGCGTGTGGGCCAAGAACAACCAGGAGTTCACCCTCCAGCCGGGTGACGTGGAAGAGGGGCTGAACGCCGCCAGCGCCATCGGCGACGACCGGCTGCAGAAGGAGGCGCAGGGCTACGTGGTGCCCGAGAGCTTCACGCACGGCAGCTCCGCGCAGCGCGTGCGCTGGTTCCAGCAGGGCTACGGCTCGGGCGACATGAACCAGTGCGACACCTTCAACGCACGCGACCTGTAGCTCGCGGCGGAGCCGGCCAGCGGTCCGGCAGAGGCGCCTCCGCCCGTTCTTACGGCGGAGGCGCGGTCGTTGGCGGCGGGGCGTGCGGTGAAGCGTCTGGTGCGGGGAATGCATTGCGTGGGACGGTGCATGGGCGCCCAACCTTGCCGGAGCGCCCACGTGCGGCAATGTTGAGGGGCCCGGCGCGTATACGCGGGGCACGTGGTGCGCGGCCGGGCCGGTGGCGCACGCACGCAGGGGCGGGAAAAAGCAGACCAGGCGTGGTTCACATCGGATCGCACAGACAGCACGCAGCACCTTCAGCAGGGGAAGGGCCGTTCGAGGAGGCGGCCCGGCGCGGGCCGGACCCACACCGTCGCAGGCCGTGGCGCGCGTTCGCACCGGCCGCTGCAAGTTCATCTTCGCCAAGCCCTTGGATCCGGGGGCGGCCCCGGCCGCCCGCCAGCCCATTCATTCCAGGAAATGCAAACATGTCCCGGTCCGTTCTCCTGATCGACGACGAAGCCAGCATCCTCCGCCTGCTCGCGCGCTACTTCGAGCGGCAAGGGTGGGAGGTCTTCCAGGCCATGAGCGGCGAGGAAGGCGTGCCGCTCTTCGAGATGCAGCGGCCCGACCTGGTGCTGCTCGACCTGCAGCTCCCCGGGCTCCCGGGCCTGCACGTGCTGGAACTGCTGGTGGCCCGCGACGCCACGGTGATCATGCTCACCGGCACGGGCGACGTGCAGACCGCCGTGGAGGCCATGCAGCTGGGCGCCGAGAGCTTCCTCACCAAGCCGGTGGACCTGGCGCATCTGGGCGCCGCCGCCGAGCGCGCCGTGGAGAAGGTGGAGCTGCGCCGCGCCAACACCGTGCTGGCCCAGCGCCTCGCCGAGCGCAGCCAGGCCAGCATGCTGGGCACCTCGCCCAAGATGCAGGAGCTGGCGCGCCAGGTGGAGCTGCTGGCCGCCTCGGGCGACACCAGCGCGCTGCTGCTGGGCGAGAGCGGCACCGGCAAGAGCTGGGTGGCGCAGATGATCCACTCGCGCAGCC
It includes:
- a CDS encoding neutral zinc metallopeptidase, which gives rise to MLWRGGSETGNVEDRRGMGGRGGLVAGGGVGALILGLIAMFLGVDPRSMTQGGPSGQPGAASAGVDSLPASDELGHFVRQVLTSTDRTWDAKFQQMGQTYEHPTLVLFSGGTDSGCGFAQSAVGPFYCPRDHKVYIDLSFYDDLKQRFSAPGDFAEAYVIAHEVGHHVQNLTGISDKVSAAEQRGTKEQANALSVRLELQADCFAGVWAKNNQEFTLQPGDVEEGLNAASAIGDDRLQKEAQGYVVPESFTHGSSAQRVRWFQQGYGSGDMNQCDTFNARDL